One Streptomyces sp. B21-105 genomic region harbors:
- a CDS encoding ArsR/SmtB family transcription factor → MSNAKVLPLIEPADGQGVAPCCPPLAERPMSAAEAETAARMFKALGDPVRLRLFSAVASHEGGEACVCDISDVGVSQPTVSHHLKKLKEAGLLTSERRGTWVYYRVEPSVLAAMGKLLAMPAAA, encoded by the coding sequence ATGTCGAATGCGAAGGTGCTGCCGCTGATCGAGCCCGCCGATGGTCAGGGTGTGGCGCCATGCTGCCCGCCGCTGGCCGAGCGCCCCATGAGCGCCGCGGAGGCGGAGACCGCGGCGCGGATGTTCAAGGCGCTCGGCGACCCTGTGCGGCTGCGGCTGTTCTCCGCCGTGGCCTCGCACGAGGGCGGGGAGGCATGCGTGTGCGACATCTCCGACGTCGGCGTCTCCCAGCCCACCGTGTCCCACCACCTGAAGAAGCTGAAGGAGGCCGGACTGCTCACCTCGGAGCGGCGCGGCACCTGGGTGTACTACCGGGTCGAGCCCTCGGTGCTCGCGGCCATGGGCAAGCTGCTGGCCATGCCGGCTGCGGCCTGA